AATTCCAGGATCTGCGAGGCGTATCCGGCCACGCCCATCAGCGTGTCGCCCAGCGTCCCGAACGCCGAGCGGACCGGGACACTCACGAACCCGCCGGGCAGGTCGCCGTCCAGCGCCGCCGTGAACATGGTCCGGCCGTCCAGGCTGCCCAGGCCGCTCGTGTCGGTCACGGGCAGCGGCGCGGCGAGGCCGGTCGGCACCGCCTGCTGCTCGGTCAGGATCAGGCGGTGTCCGTCGAACACGAACCACACGCTGTCCGGGCCGGGCGCGGCGTGCGGGTCGCGCTGGAAGCCGTCCGGGAGGCTGGTGGCGTTCACCCGTGTTCCTCCAGTCGCAGCACGTCCCCGAACGGGAAGCCCCCGTCCTCCAGACCGCCGGGCGGCACCACCCACAGCGTCGGCACGCGCGGGGCCTGCTCGGGGAAGTCGCCGTACCCGTCGGTCAGGTAGATCAGGACGTCCGGTTCGTGCGCGTCCAGCAGCGTGAAGATCGGGCGGAAGTCCGTGCCGCCGCCCCCCTGCGGTGGGGGGATCTCGCCGCCGGGGGACAGGTCGTGCGGTCCGTACGCCTCGGTGTCCGCGTAGTACAGCGTGGCCCGCACGTGCGGGTACGCGCCCAGCACGCCCTGCACCTCGCCCACCAGGGCGCGCACCGCGTCGTCGTCCACGCTGCCGGAGGTATCCACGGCGATCAGGGCGTTCAGGGACTCGTCGTCCAGCGCCTCCAGGTACAGGCCGCGCCCCACGAACCGCCGGTCGAAGCCGCCGAAATCCACCGGGGTGCGCGCCAGGAACCGCCACAGCTGCGCGCGCCAGTCCAGCCGCGCCGGGGCCAGCCGCATCAGTTCGCGGTGCAGGCCCAGCGGATCGTCCCCCTTGCCACTCATGGCCTCCACGCTGCGCGCCTGCGCCAGCGCCTGCTGCCACTGCCGCTGCGTCTGCCCCGCCTGCCCCGGCTTCTGCCCGCGCGGCGGCGCGTCACTGGGCGGCCCGTCCAGCAGGTCGTCCCCCTCGTCGTTGCCGTCCCCCTCGGCTTCCGCCTCGATGGACGTGTACACCTCCTCGACGCTCAGGCGTTCCAGGTGCTCGTCCCGCCGCGACTGCGGCGGCGTGGGCAGCCCCGCCGCCGACACCATGCCGTTCACGATCAGGTCCGCGGCCTTGTTCCAGCGTTTCTTCTCACGCGGCCCGCGCCGCTGCACGTGCGACAGCGCCGCGTGCAGCACCTCGTGCAGCAGCAGGCCGTCCAGCACGTCCGGTGCCAGCCCGGCCGCCACCTCCGGGTTCA
The genomic region above belongs to Deinococcus seoulensis and contains:
- a CDS encoding vWA domain-containing protein translates to MTPPLPVTPEFQRLISGSRLRLRGKSAFFATLLLHAEFVPSREVAAAGTDGERVYVNPEVAAGLAPDVLDGLLLHEVLHAALSHVQRRGPREKKRWNKAADLIVNGMVSAAGLPTPPQSRRDEHLERLSVEEVYTSIEAEAEGDGNDEGDDLLDGPPSDAPPRGQKPGQAGQTQRQWQQALAQARSVEAMSGKGDDPLGLHRELMRLAPARLDWRAQLWRFLARTPVDFGGFDRRFVGRGLYLEALDDESLNALIAVDTSGSVDDDAVRALVGEVQGVLGAYPHVRATLYYADTEAYGPHDLSPGGEIPPPQGGGGTDFRPIFTLLDAHEPDVLIYLTDGYGDFPEQAPRVPTLWVVPPGGLEDGGFPFGDVLRLEEHG